A single region of the Burkholderiales bacterium genome encodes:
- a CDS encoding TonB-dependent receptor, with amino-acid sequence MQTNQLVRKAFVIAGFLAAPALAEQPENPATELEAPSVEVIGTTPLPSIGTPISQVPSNVQAATGAQMQQQHTQDMTQFLEQNLTSVNINASQGNPFQPDVDFRGFTASPLLGTPQGLSVFQDGVRVNESFGDTVNWDLIPQSAISSINLLPGSNPLFGLNTLGGALAIQTKSGFEYPGYSIESYGGSFGTNTVNVQAGGHGERMDYFLTGNYFSSDGFHDHDASSSTVQQWFGKVGYQDSTTDIDLIYTGASNNLQGAQTIPTSFYNVNSDSVYTFPDITKNKLNFFNLKASHFFTDNNLVTANAYYRQLDQNNFESNTNDDFDPTLPVAPGNAPGLNEQTSIDTNSYGGTLQYSYLGNLFNHNNQFTAGGSMDLGSTTLTQSEQEAGITPDGNTNAILLTPFSLINNVQGNNYYYGAYFNNNFSMTNQINFTASGRYNYAKVKLGDLTGLNPSLAGDNTYTRFNPAAGVNYNPNKALTAYASYSEGMRAPTPVELTCSNPSAPCSLPNAFISDPPLKAVVSRTWEVGARGQIGGDTAWRMGLFSTKLSNDIEFISSTISTGFFQNVGDTLRQGLEMGFSTKRGRLSFAANYSYINATFQTPFLESSPNNTTADANGQILVTSGNRIPGIPRHNFKARVDYSFTDKFVVGASMQAYSSQIARGDENNLDPQGTVGGYAVVNLNATYEILPRLQFFANVNNLFDKKYANMGILGSNFFTGPNNFDPNNAFGRPELFVGSGAPIAGFVGIRYSLESIKKKNDLD; translated from the coding sequence ATGCAAACCAATCAACTGGTAAGGAAAGCCTTCGTCATCGCCGGCTTCCTGGCGGCACCTGCCCTGGCGGAACAACCGGAAAACCCGGCCACTGAACTTGAAGCACCGTCGGTCGAAGTGATCGGAACGACGCCTTTACCCAGCATCGGGACGCCAATAAGCCAGGTTCCGTCCAACGTTCAGGCGGCCACCGGCGCGCAAATGCAGCAACAGCATACGCAGGACATGACACAATTCCTCGAGCAGAATCTCACCAGCGTCAACATCAATGCGTCGCAAGGCAATCCGTTTCAGCCCGATGTGGATTTCCGTGGGTTCACCGCCTCGCCGTTGCTCGGGACGCCACAGGGACTTTCCGTATTTCAGGACGGTGTACGGGTCAACGAGTCGTTCGGTGACACAGTGAACTGGGACTTGATTCCGCAATCGGCGATCTCCAGCATCAATCTCCTGCCTGGTTCCAATCCGCTGTTCGGCCTCAACACGCTCGGCGGCGCTCTGGCAATACAGACCAAATCCGGTTTTGAATATCCGGGGTACTCGATCGAAAGCTACGGCGGTTCCTTCGGCACCAACACCGTTAACGTGCAAGCGGGCGGGCACGGGGAGCGCATGGATTACTTTTTGACAGGCAACTATTTCAGCTCGGATGGCTTTCACGATCATGATGCGAGCTCAAGCACGGTGCAGCAGTGGTTCGGCAAAGTTGGCTACCAGGACAGCACCACCGACATCGATCTGATTTACACCGGCGCATCGAACAACCTGCAAGGGGCACAAACCATTCCCACATCCTTCTATAACGTGAATTCGGATTCGGTCTACACTTTTCCTGACATCACCAAGAACAAGCTCAACTTTTTTAACCTCAAGGCCAGTCATTTCTTCACCGATAATAATTTAGTAACAGCCAACGCCTATTACCGTCAGCTTGACCAGAACAACTTCGAAAGCAATACCAATGACGATTTCGATCCCACCCTTCCGGTCGCGCCAGGCAACGCCCCGGGATTGAATGAGCAGACAAGCATCGATACAAATTCGTACGGGGGTACGTTGCAATACAGCTATCTGGGAAATCTCTTCAATCATAACAATCAATTCACTGCGGGCGGCAGCATGGATCTGGGGAGCACCACTCTCACGCAATCAGAGCAGGAGGCGGGCATTACTCCTGATGGGAACACCAACGCGATATTGCTGACACCTTTTAGCTTGATCAACAATGTCCAGGGCAACAACTACTATTACGGCGCTTACTTTAACAATAACTTCTCGATGACCAATCAAATCAATTTCACCGCCTCAGGCCGCTACAATTACGCCAAGGTCAAACTCGGGGATTTGACCGGGCTTAACCCATCGCTGGCTGGCGACAACACGTATACGCGCTTCAACCCGGCGGCGGGCGTGAACTATAACCCCAATAAAGCGTTGACCGCCTACGCCAGCTACAGCGAGGGAATGCGGGCGCCGACACCGGTTGAACTCACCTGTTCCAACCCAAGCGCTCCGTGCAGCCTGCCTAACGCTTTTATATCCGACCCGCCGCTCAAGGCGGTCGTTTCCAGAACCTGGGAAGTCGGCGCGCGCGGGCAAATTGGCGGGGATACCGCCTGGAGAATGGGTTTATTTTCCACCAAACTTTCGAATGACATCGAGTTTATCAGCAGCACTATCAGCACGGGATTCTTCCAAAATGTCGGCGACACGCTGCGCCAAGGCCTTGAAATGGGATTTAGCACTAAGCGGGGTCGTTTGTCCTTTGCTGCCAACTACAGCTATATCAATGCTACCTTCCAAACCCCGTTTCTCGAGAGCAGCCCCAATAACACCACTGCAGACGCCAATGGACAGATTCTGGTAACCTCTGGCAATCGCATTCCCGGGATTCCCCGCCATAATTTCAAGGCGCGAGTGGACTATTCGTTCACCGACAAATTCGTCGTCGGTGCAAGCATGCAGGCGTACAGCAGCCAGATCGCCCGCGGCGACGAGAACAATCTCGATCCCCAAGGCACGGTTGGCGGTTACGCAGTGGTCAATTTGAATGCCACCTATGAAATTTTGCCGCGATTGCAGTTTTTCGCGAACGTTAACAATTTGTTCGACAAGAAATACGCCAATATGGGCATACTCGGCAGCAATTTCTTCACCGGTCCGAACAACTTTGATCCCAACAACGCATTTGGAAGACCGGAGCTATTTGTGGGGTCGGGCGCGCCGATTGCCGGATTTGTCGGGATTCGCTACTCGCTGGAGTCCATTAAGAAGAAAAACGATCTCGATTAA
- a CDS encoding metal transporter, producing MKARFGIRPVIVFVSLIVAVAILVLAMLQIWRGNALSKAVGDGSVNSDVQPGGAASKNISSDNLAPGASADKTAATGGFASVKLSAAMQAQSGIKAEQLETANYQPEAVAYGTVLDLQSLTGLRTRFNAALAEAEIARSAVNASKQEYERSKALYQDNQNTSLKALQMAEQAYLTDEARLAAASLAVQDIKGSARQQFGELLASWALARQSPEFQKFLEREEVIVRITLPPGLKIPAPSKIRLVANNNPPVIGYLVSASPQSDPAILGTAYFYRTATVLAAGTHVAAHFATSHLLQKGVSIPGAAVVWYAGQAWAYVQLDQDRFERRPVPEDYLQNGGYFVTQGFKPGDRVVVTGTQLVLSEELRSQIQTGESEENN from the coding sequence ATGAAAGCCCGATTCGGAATTAGGCCGGTTATTGTTTTCGTTTCACTGATTGTCGCCGTTGCAATACTGGTCCTTGCGATGCTGCAGATTTGGCGCGGCAACGCGCTTAGCAAGGCCGTTGGGGACGGCAGCGTAAACTCTGATGTGCAACCTGGCGGTGCCGCGTCAAAAAACATATCGAGTGATAACCTCGCTCCCGGCGCATCAGCCGATAAGACTGCGGCGACAGGTGGTTTTGCATCGGTAAAGCTGAGCGCAGCAATGCAAGCCCAAAGCGGCATTAAGGCGGAACAGCTTGAAACAGCAAATTATCAGCCTGAAGCTGTGGCTTACGGCACCGTACTCGATTTGCAATCGCTAACCGGACTGCGTACCCGCTTCAACGCTGCCTTGGCCGAAGCCGAAATCGCGCGATCCGCGGTAAATGCATCGAAGCAGGAATATGAGCGTAGCAAGGCGCTTTACCAGGATAATCAAAATACATCCTTGAAAGCGCTGCAAATGGCAGAGCAGGCTTACTTAACCGATGAAGCCAGGCTGGCAGCAGCATCCTTGGCGGTTCAGGACATCAAAGGCTCTGCCCGCCAGCAATTCGGCGAACTGCTGGCGAGTTGGGCACTGGCACGACAATCGCCTGAATTTCAGAAATTTCTCGAGCGAGAGGAAGTCATCGTGCGAATCACGCTTCCGCCCGGTCTTAAAATTCCTGCACCGTCCAAGATCCGGCTTGTGGCAAATAATAATCCGCCCGTGATTGGGTACCTGGTTTCAGCGTCCCCGCAGAGCGATCCGGCAATACTCGGCACCGCATATTTCTATCGCACGGCGACGGTGCTTGCAGCGGGCACGCACGTGGCGGCGCATTTTGCGACATCACACCTGCTGCAGAAGGGGGTGTCTATTCCTGGCGCTGCCGTCGTCTGGTATGCCGGCCAGGCGTGGGCGTACGTGCAGCTGGATCAGGACCGCTTCGAGCGACGCCCAGTACCCGAGGACTATCTGCAAAATGGCGGATATTTTGTGACCCAGGGTTTTAAACCTGGGGATCGGGTAGTCGTAACGGGCACCCAGCTCGTGCTCTCCGAAGAACTCCGCTCGCAAATACAAACCGGTGAAAGCGAAGAGAACAATTAA
- a CDS encoding efflux RND transporter permease subunit — translation MLSSIVRFSVRFRGVVIALACLMLGFGIYTFFKSRLDVFPEFAPPLVVIQTEAPGLSSEQVEVLVTQQIENALRGTIGLDTMRSQSIQGLSVISMTFNSGTNIYRARQLVTERLNVLAGQLPRGVQSPAMTPLSSSANQLLAIGLTSDSRTPMELRTIADWTVKPVLLSVPGVGSVSVFGGEVKQLQVQIDRRKLMLYNLSMQDILTTARRSTGVRGGGFLENENQRIIINTQNEDLTPAQLAQVVVQQKNGASIRLGDIGEVAYGAAPAIGGALVEGQPGVIMMINSQFGADTLTVSQAVEKSLKSLNPFFAANRVVLHPDLFRPANFILAAIKGLSRALLLGATLVVIVLFLFLFNVRTAFISATAIPLSLLGAVIALHYLDVSLNTMTLGGLAIALGEIVDDAIVDVENIFRRLRINRTLPHPLPATQVIVNASVEVRSAVVYATFIVALVFTPVLALSGVAGKLFAPLALAYILAILTSLAVALTVTPALAYAMLQRMRFATEDPWLIRKLKAGYVIAISQVERHTNGVMAGVALLCVGALAVLPLFSVRFLPELREGHYIVHMTGIPGTSLDEALRLGGEVTAALQKLPGVRSVSQRAGRAEKWVDTTGVHVSEFDVDLKPSSGEEQRRLLNQIRQTLSRIPGVVFTVRTYLTERIEETISGYTAQVIVNIFGNDLDVLDLKAAQITKILSNIRGASGVQMQSPQGTPQLVIRLRPEQMARWGFTRLDVLDSIQAAYEGAVVGEVYEGSRIVDVSVLLNAASRLNPTEVGALPLRTPQGLIIPLHEVADIFMASGRYIILHSGAQRLQTVTANVIGRDVPGFVDEARKRIDREVSFPRNFYAVFTGEAEAQTQSQWDLFVYSIMAGVIVIALLFLALRSSRALLLVMVNLPFALVGGVLIVWVTGGELTLGSLVGFVTLFGITLRNSIMLISHYQHLVSAEEMTWGMDAAIRGATERLVPIFMTALVTALGLLPLAIQSGEPGNEIEGPMATVILGGLITSTLLNLFVLPALALRYGRFAQTG, via the coding sequence ATACTTTCCTCTATCGTCCGTTTTTCAGTTCGCTTTCGCGGCGTGGTCATTGCTTTGGCCTGCTTGATGCTCGGCTTCGGCATTTACACATTTTTCAAATCCAGACTGGACGTGTTTCCTGAATTCGCGCCCCCCTTGGTGGTTATACAGACCGAAGCACCGGGACTCTCCTCAGAACAAGTGGAAGTACTGGTAACCCAGCAGATCGAAAACGCGCTGCGCGGGACCATCGGCCTCGACACCATGCGTTCACAGTCGATTCAGGGGCTTTCTGTAATCAGCATGACGTTTAACAGCGGTACCAACATCTACCGCGCACGGCAGTTGGTCACAGAAAGGCTTAATGTGCTCGCAGGACAACTGCCCCGCGGGGTACAGTCACCCGCAATGACACCGCTTTCTTCTTCCGCCAACCAGTTGCTGGCAATCGGATTGACTTCCGATTCCCGTACTCCGATGGAACTTCGCACGATTGCTGATTGGACCGTAAAACCGGTGCTCCTGAGTGTGCCAGGTGTGGGCAGCGTTAGCGTATTCGGGGGAGAGGTAAAACAGCTTCAAGTGCAGATCGATCGGCGAAAACTCATGCTTTACAACCTGTCGATGCAGGATATTTTGACCACGGCGCGGCGCTCGACTGGAGTGCGCGGCGGGGGATTTCTTGAGAACGAAAACCAGCGCATCATCATCAACACGCAAAACGAGGACCTGACTCCCGCGCAATTGGCGCAGGTCGTCGTCCAGCAAAAAAACGGCGCCAGCATTCGGCTGGGCGATATCGGTGAAGTTGCTTACGGTGCGGCACCTGCCATCGGTGGCGCATTGGTCGAGGGACAGCCCGGCGTGATCATGATGATCAATAGCCAGTTTGGTGCTGACACGCTTACGGTATCGCAGGCCGTTGAAAAATCCCTGAAGAGCTTAAATCCGTTTTTTGCCGCCAACCGCGTGGTACTTCACCCCGACTTGTTCAGGCCTGCTAATTTTATTCTGGCGGCTATTAAAGGACTGAGCAGAGCTCTCTTGCTCGGCGCAACGCTGGTAGTGATTGTGCTGTTTTTATTCCTGTTCAATGTCCGCACCGCGTTCATTTCTGCAACGGCTATTCCGCTGTCGCTGCTTGGCGCCGTTATTGCTCTGCATTACCTGGATGTGAGCCTAAACACGATGACGCTCGGGGGCTTGGCGATTGCCCTTGGCGAAATCGTGGACGACGCCATTGTCGATGTGGAGAACATCTTCCGGCGGCTGCGGATAAACCGCACGCTGCCACATCCCCTGCCTGCTACTCAAGTCATCGTCAACGCTTCGGTTGAAGTGCGCAGCGCTGTGGTCTATGCCACCTTCATTGTGGCTCTCGTATTCACGCCGGTGCTGGCGCTTTCAGGGGTTGCCGGCAAGCTGTTCGCCCCGCTTGCGCTCGCTTATATCCTGGCGATTTTGACGTCGCTTGCTGTCGCATTGACGGTAACCCCGGCACTTGCTTACGCGATGCTGCAGCGCATGCGGTTTGCAACCGAGGACCCCTGGTTGATCCGCAAATTGAAAGCGGGATATGTAATCGCTATCAGTCAGGTTGAACGCCATACCAATGGCGTAATGGCGGGCGTTGCGTTGCTTTGCGTCGGCGCGCTGGCGGTGCTGCCGCTTTTCTCCGTACGGTTCCTGCCGGAGTTAAGGGAAGGGCATTACATCGTTCACATGACGGGGATACCGGGAACGTCTCTCGACGAGGCGCTGCGGCTGGGCGGAGAAGTCACTGCGGCGCTACAGAAACTTCCGGGCGTACGCTCGGTTTCGCAGCGCGCAGGCAGGGCTGAAAAATGGGTCGACACCACAGGAGTGCATGTCAGTGAATTTGACGTCGACCTCAAGCCGTCAAGCGGCGAGGAGCAAAGGCGATTGCTGAATCAGATACGGCAGACGCTCAGTCGAATCCCGGGAGTGGTTTTTACGGTACGGACATATCTCACCGAACGCATTGAAGAAACGATTTCCGGATACACGGCCCAGGTTATCGTGAATATTTTCGGCAATGATCTTGATGTGCTGGACCTGAAGGCCGCGCAAATCACAAAAATCCTGAGCAACATTCGCGGCGCCTCGGGCGTGCAAATGCAGTCCCCACAAGGCACTCCGCAGTTGGTGATACGCTTGCGGCCGGAACAGATGGCGCGCTGGGGCTTTACCCGCCTCGACGTGCTTGACTCCATCCAGGCCGCTTATGAAGGCGCAGTTGTTGGGGAAGTCTACGAGGGTAGCCGCATCGTCGATGTTTCCGTTTTATTGAACGCGGCATCGCGTCTTAATCCCACCGAGGTCGGTGCTCTGCCTCTGCGGACGCCTCAAGGCCTAATCATCCCACTGCATGAAGTCGCAGATATCTTCATGGCCTCGGGTCGCTATATTATTTTGCACAGCGGGGCCCAGCGGCTGCAGACGGTCACTGCCAACGTAATAGGCCGGGACGTACCGGGCTTTGTCGATGAAGCGCGCAAGCGCATAGATCGAGAAGTATCATTTCCCAGAAACTTTTACGCGGTTTTTACCGGTGAGGCGGAAGCGCAGACGCAATCGCAATGGGATCTGTTCGTCTACTCGATTATGGCGGGCGTGATCGTCATCGCCCTGCTTTTTTTGGCTTTGCGAAGCAGCAGGGCGCTGCTGCTGGTGATGGTCAATCTTCCTTTCGCCCTGGTCGGCGGTGTATTGATTGTTTGGGTCACTGGGGGGGAGCTCACCTTGGGCTCTCTGGTCGGTTTTGTCACCCTTTTCGGCATTACCCTGCGTAACTCCATCATGTTGATTTCCCATTACCAGCATTTGGTGAGCGCAGAAGAAATGACGTGGGGAATGGACGCCGCCATCCGCGGCGCGACCGAGCGCCTGGTGCCGATTTTTATGACCGCCCTGGTAACCGCGCTCGGGCTGCTGCCCCTTGCAATTCAGAGTGGAGAACCTGGAAACGAAATTGAGGGGCCCATGGCGACCGTCATCCTCGGCGGACTTATCACGTCCACGCTGTTAAACCTGTTTGTCTTGCCTGCTCTCGCATTGCGCTACGGCCGGTTCGCTCAGACCGGTTGA